TTCCTGCCATAAGGTATCCAGTTAAAATAATCGCTCCATTTTCATCTAACATTCCCGCTGCTATGAGGGCGATAGATATCGCAGGCAGAGTGTTTGTAAATGGTATAGGAATTGGGAGCATCAGAAGAAATGCACATGAGGTGATGAGTAAACCGCTAAAGGTGGTA
The window above is part of the Nitrospirota bacterium genome. Proteins encoded here:
- a CDS encoding exopolysaccharide biosynthesis protein; the protein is TTFSGLLITSCAFLLMLPIPIPFTNTLPAISIALIAAGMLDENGAIILTGYLMAGISYSYIFFLGFLGNSGLDLFRFI